The window GCACAGTGACGCGATTCAGGCGATCGGTCAGCTGCCCGTTGACTTCGGTGCGAGCGGACTGTCGGCGATGAGTGTGGCCGCCCACAAGTTCGGCGGACCCGCCGGCGTGGGCGCGCTGCTGCTGCGCCGGGATACGGCGTGCGTCCCTCAGCTGCACGGCGGCGGCCAGGAGCGCGACGTCCGTTCCGGCACACAGGATGTCGCCGGTGTGATCGGGATGGCCGTGGCCGCGCGCGACGCCGCGGACACGATGGAACCGGTGACCGCCCGCGTGCGCGAACTGCGGGACCGTCTCGTCGCAGGCGTGCTGGAGTCGATCGACGATGTGGATGTCAACGGCGCTCCAGGCCAGGGCCGGTTACCCGGCAACGCGCACTTCACCTTTCGCGGGTGTGAGGGAGATTCCCTGCTGATGCTGTTGGACGCCAAGGGAATCGAATGCTCGACCGGTTCGGCCTGCACCGCGGGTGTGGCGCAGCCGTCGCACGTGCTGACCGCGATGGGTGTCGACCCGGCCAGTGCGAGGGGATCACTTCGCCTGTCTCTCGGGCATACCAGCACCGAGGCTGACATCGAGGCCGTCCTCGAGGTTCTTCCCGCCGCGGTGGACCGTGCCCGGCAGGCCGCCCTCGCGAGTTCGGGACGGCACTGACGATGCGCGTACTTGTCGCCATGAGCGGTGGCGTGGATTCCTCGGTGGCGGCCGCGAGGATGGTCGCCGCGGGCCATGACGTGGTCGGAGTGCACCTGGCACTGTCCTCGGCGCCCGGTACGTTGCGCACCGGATCGCGCGGGTGTTGTTCGAAGGAGGACGCCGGCGACGCCCGCCGCGTCGCCGATGTGCTCGGCATTCCGTTCTATGTCTGGGATTTCGCCGACCGCTTCAAAGAGGACGTCATCGACGACTTCGTTGAGTCCTACGCGCGCGGTGAGACGCCCAACCCGTGTGTCCGGTGCAACGAGCGGATCAAGTTCTCCGCGTTGGCCTCTCGTGCGCTCGCGCTCGGGTTCGACGCGCTGGCCACCGGACACTACGCCCGGCTGGCCGACGGCCGGCTGCGCCGTGCCGTCGACCACGACAAGGACCAGTCCTACGTGCTCGCCGTGCTGACCGCCGATCAACTGCGTCACGCGGTCTTCCCGATCGGAGACACCCCGAAGGCGCAGATCCGTGAGGAAGCGGCACGCCTGGGTCTCGCGGTGGCCGACAAGGCCGACAGCCACGACATCTGCTTCATCCCGTCGGGTGACACCAAGGCGTTCCTCGGCGCCAGGATCGGTGTCCGGCGCGGCAACGTCGTCGACGCGGCGGGCACCGTCCTGGCCGAACACGACGGGGTGCACGGATTCACGATCGGGCAGCGCAAGGGGTTGGGGATCCCGGGGCCGGGTCCGGACGGCAGTCCGCGCTACGTGACGGGAATCGACGCGCAGACCGGCACCGTGCA is drawn from Mycolicibacterium gilvum and contains these coding sequences:
- a CDS encoding cysteine desulfurase family protein, with protein sequence MSASAAAPRPVYLDHAATTPMRPAAIEAMTAALATVGNASSLHGSGRTARRRLEESRETLAQLLGARPSEVIFTAGGTESDNLAVKGIYWARRDAEPQRRRIVTTPVEHHAVLDAVQWLADHEGAEVTWLPVDEYGAVNPADLRVALSETADVALVSVMWANNEVGTIQPIAELAAIATEFGVPMHSDAIQAIGQLPVDFGASGLSAMSVAAHKFGGPAGVGALLLRRDTACVPQLHGGGQERDVRSGTQDVAGVIGMAVAARDAADTMEPVTARVRELRDRLVAGVLESIDDVDVNGAPGQGRLPGNAHFTFRGCEGDSLLMLLDAKGIECSTGSACTAGVAQPSHVLTAMGVDPASARGSLRLSLGHTSTEADIEAVLEVLPAAVDRARQAALASSGRH
- the mnmA gene encoding tRNA 2-thiouridine(34) synthase MnmA, with protein sequence MRVLVAMSGGVDSSVAAARMVAAGHDVVGVHLALSSAPGTLRTGSRGCCSKEDAGDARRVADVLGIPFYVWDFADRFKEDVIDDFVESYARGETPNPCVRCNERIKFSALASRALALGFDALATGHYARLADGRLRRAVDHDKDQSYVLAVLTADQLRHAVFPIGDTPKAQIREEAARLGLAVADKADSHDICFIPSGDTKAFLGARIGVRRGNVVDAAGTVLAEHDGVHGFTIGQRKGLGIPGPGPDGSPRYVTGIDAQTGTVHVGDVADLEVTSLQGDAPVFTSGVAPTGPLECVVQVRAHGGVADAVAELRGDTLEVSLRTPLRGVAPGQTLVLYRRDPAGDEVLASATIRATH